In a single window of the Rattus norvegicus strain BN/NHsdMcwi chromosome 6, GRCr8, whole genome shotgun sequence genome:
- the Cox7a2l gene encoding cytochrome c oxidase subunit 7A2 like isoform 2 (isoform 2 is encoded by transcript variant 2): MYYKFSSFTQKLASAWASEAYTPQGFKPVSREAPPIIFATPTKLTSSVTAYDYAGKNKVPELQRFFQVTEKADGVPIHLKRGLPDQMLYRTTMALTVGGTIYCLIALYMASKPKNK; the protein is encoded by the exons ATGTACTACAAGTTTAGCAGTTTCACGCAGAAGTTGGCTAGTGCTTGGGCTTCGGAAGCCTATACTCCGCAG GGTTTTAAGCCGGTTTCCAGAGAAGCACCGCCTATCATATTTGCCACACCGACCAAACTGACCTCCAGTGTGACAGCATATGACTATGCTGGGAAGAATAAAGTTCCAGAGCTACAGAGATTCTTCCAGGTGACTGAG AAGGCTGACGGTGTGCCCATCCACCTGAAACGAGGCCTTCCGGACCAAATGCTTTACCGGACCACCATGGCTCTCACAGTGGGAGGGACCATCTACTGCCTGATCGCCCTCTACATGGCCTCGAAGCCCAAAAACAAATGA
- the Cox7a2l gene encoding cytochrome c oxidase subunit 7A2 like isoform 3 (isoform 3 is encoded by transcript variant 3) — protein MYYKFSSFTQKLASAWASEAYTPQGFKPVSREAPPIIFATPTKLTSSVTAYDYAGKNKVPELQRFFQKADGVPIHLKRGLPDQMLYRTTMALTVGGTIYCLIALYMASKPKNK, from the exons ATGTACTACAAGTTTAGCAGTTTCACGCAGAAGTTGGCTAGTGCTTGGGCTTCGGAAGCCTATACTCCGCAG GGTTTTAAGCCGGTTTCCAGAGAAGCACCGCCTATCATATTTGCCACACCGACCAAACTGACCTCCAGTGTGACAGCATATGACTATGCTGGGAAGAATAAAGTTCCAGAGCTACAGAGATTCTTCCAG AAGGCTGACGGTGTGCCCATCCACCTGAAACGAGGCCTTCCGGACCAAATGCTTTACCGGACCACCATGGCTCTCACAGTGGGAGGGACCATCTACTGCCTGATCGCCCTCTACATGGCCTCGAAGCCCAAAAACAAATGA
- the Cox7a2l gene encoding cytochrome c oxidase subunit 7A2 like isoform 4 (isoform 4 is encoded by transcript variant 4) — protein sequence MYYKFSSFTQKLASAWASEAYTPQGFKPVSREAPPIIFATPTKLTSSVTAYDYAGKNKVPELQRFFQADGVPIHLKRGLPDQMLYRTTMALTVGGTIYCLIALYMASKPKNK from the exons ATGTACTACAAGTTTAGCAGTTTCACGCAGAAGTTGGCTAGTGCTTGGGCTTCGGAAGCCTATACTCCGCAG GGTTTTAAGCCGGTTTCCAGAGAAGCACCGCCTATCATATTTGCCACACCGACCAAACTGACCTCCAGTGTGACAGCATATGACTATGCTGGGAAGAATAAAGTTCCAGAGCTACAGAGATTCTTCCAG GCTGACGGTGTGCCCATCCACCTGAAACGAGGCCTTCCGGACCAAATGCTTTACCGGACCACCATGGCTCTCACAGTGGGAGGGACCATCTACTGCCTGATCGCCCTCTACATGGCCTCGAAGCCCAAAAACAAATGA
- the Cox7a2l gene encoding cytochrome c oxidase subunit 7A2 like isoform 1 (isoform 1 is encoded by transcript variant 1): protein MGPAYSRLLESFHAGLEQSPRFLCVYGTLGKGFKPVSREAPPIIFATPTKLTSSVTAYDYAGKNKVPELQRFFQKADGVPIHLKRGLPDQMLYRTTMALTVGGTIYCLIALYMASKPKNK, encoded by the exons ATGGGTCCGGCTTACTCGCGTCTCCTGGAATCCTTTCACGCAGGCTTGGAGCAGTCGccgaggtttctctgtgtgtacgGCACCCTAGGCAAG GGTTTTAAGCCGGTTTCCAGAGAAGCACCGCCTATCATATTTGCCACACCGACCAAACTGACCTCCAGTGTGACAGCATATGACTATGCTGGGAAGAATAAAGTTCCAGAGCTACAGAGATTCTTCCAG AAGGCTGACGGTGTGCCCATCCACCTGAAACGAGGCCTTCCGGACCAAATGCTTTACCGGACCACCATGGCTCTCACAGTGGGAGGGACCATCTACTGCCTGATCGCCCTCTACATGGCCTCGAAGCCCAAAAACAAATGA